The genome window ACCTGGCAAGCCTACAACAACCGCTTTGGCCGAAGCTATTACACCGAGCCGCGCACATTCAAGGTCTGCTTCCATCGTCCGATGCGCTGCTTCTCCGCCATGGTGGCCTGGATCGAGGGCGCCACCGGTGAGACAGTTACCACTCGGGCCGGTCACTACCTGCGCTGGCTGGAGCAGAACGGCTATCAGGCGGATGTCGTTGCCAATGAGGACATCCGCGACAACTCGATTCTCAACACGGATAATTACCGGCTCTTCATCTCGGTGGGCCACGACGAGTACTGGGATCACGATATGCGCGACACACTGCAAGCCTTCATCGACGGCGGCGGCAACGCGCTCTTCTTCTCCAGCGACTCGATCTACTACCAGGTGCGCTTCGAGGACAACGGGCACACCATGACATCCTACAAAATACCAGGCCACGCCGAACGCCACGATCCCATGTGGGGCATCGACAACAGTCGGGTGACCACGCACTGGTATCTTCCCCCGGTGAACATCCCTGAGACATCGCTTGTCGGCCTGACCTATCACCTGGGCGGCGTTGGAGTGGGCGGCTACCAGATCTACTACGCCGATGACTGGGCCTTCGAAAACGCCGGCCTCCGGGATGGTGACGTGATCGGAAATTATCCAGACCTGGGCGCGCAGGGCGACGACATCCTGGCCAGGGAGGTGGACGCCACCGAGTGGGAATGGAATTACTCGCTTGGCGTGCCGGTGGTGACAAATACCGCCGTCACCGGCACGCCTGAGAACTTCAAGATCCTTGCCATCCAGGATGACCCGACGTCCGATCCCTCGATCATGGGTTACTATACGAATACGACCGGCGCGACCCTCTTTCATACCGGTACCTGGGATTGGTGGAAGGGGCTGTTCCTGGATGACCCCATGATCGTGCAAATTACCCATAATCTGCTGGCCCATTTGACCGCGGGTGAGACCTCGCCATCCCCGGTCGTGCGACCTGAGTTCACCGAGCGCTCCTTCCGGGACGGTGTTGATGGCTACGCTGGCACCCAGGACACCTATCTCGACCTGGATGTGCCGGATGGCAACTTTGCAGCGCTGGACACGTTGGGCCTGGTCCACGATCGCGCTGGGGACAAACAGGCGGCGCTGGTCAAATTTGATCTGAGTGACATCGAGCCTGGCACTCAGATCGTTTCGGCTCATCTCATGCTCTATGGGTTGAACCTGTCGGCGGGCAGCGAGTTGAAGGTCAGCAAACTGCTCCCATCGGCCCAGTGGCAGGAGTCCCAGGCCACCTGGAACCAGCCCACAGACCAGGCCAGCTGGCCCCATGGCTCGGCCACGATCGGTGCCAGCCTGGAGAACGAGTTTGTCCGTGTGACCGGGCGCGCTATCAGTTTTGAACTGGGCCAGGAGGTGCAGAACTGGGTCGACGATCCGGCTGCTAACCGGGGGATCGCGCTGCGCGGCTATACAGCTTATGACGGCAACTGGGGGCAGACCAATCTGCTCTTCGCCTCGTCGGAACACGCCGACGAATCCTTGCGTCCGGAATTGACGGTGCGTACGGGCACTTGCGTGCTCTTTGGTGACGTGGACAGCGATGGCCAGGTCACCGTGCTCGACATTGCTCTGGTAGCCGATCATTGGGATTCCAGCACCGGTGCACCAGGCAGCAACTACGATCCTCGATTCGACCTGGACGACGACGGCGACGTGGATGTTGTCGACATTGCATTGGTGGCAGGCCAATGGGGCGAAGCATGCAGTATCACCAACTCTTCCAGAAGACAATCCCAATCCTGAAGGAAGATGGCATGTTTTGGTAGGCGGTGTACCCATCCTACTGGACGCTGCCCTTTGCGTCTGAAGCGATCGTTGAGCGCTTCCCTTTCTGCTCCTATCTGAATATACTAATGACCATGGAAGCACTGAGTCACTATAAGATCGATTCAATTTCCGATGCGGTTGCAGTAAAGGGTCTCACAGAGCGTGTAGACCTCTATCGTGTTGATGCATGCCGTAATCTCGATTCAGAGCGGCGGTCCGAAATGGGGCAGTTTTTCACCCCACCCTCTGTTGCTCGGTTCATGGCTTCGTTTTTTGGGGATTGGCCTTGCGTTTCCAGGATGCGCGACCTGGACTGGTTTTTGTTACAGCCTTTCTGACTCGCAGCGACATGGCAAGGTATACCGGAGAAATCTCTTGGGAAACAGAGGTTTGGGTCCAGGAAGCAA of Chloroflexota bacterium contains these proteins:
- a CDS encoding DUF6605 domain-containing protein: DAYLEENPQELSQEEREIVRSWKKFVRGDFYIKRLLKKYAVLALHDSFEDMLAFTRLPCYAKAVLLPFKNKIVYDGILQGYSISALLLGFFALAAAMMLRNAQQTMPVAPGSESGPQAVQLTVPPFTGYSGQMSYFAGDAIDFHISSPIVDNSYRLFVFREGETRELVHVQASGLPATVNIDLTDAEFGYDWPATATIPGSVTESWPSGYYLARIEAASVSDPPSDAWGEYIPFIIKPSLPSGQILVQLDTNTWQAYNNRFGRSYYTEPRTFKVCFHRPMRCFSAMVAWIEGATGETVTTRAGHYLRWLEQNGYQADVVANEDIRDNSILNTDNYRLFISVGHDEYWDHDMRDTLQAFIDGGGNALFFSSDSIYYQVRFEDNGHTMTSYKIPGHAERHDPMWGIDNSRVTTHWYLPPVNIPETSLVGLTYHLGGVGVGGYQIYYADDWAFENAGLRDGDVIGNYPDLGAQGDDILAREVDATEWEWNYSLGVPVVTNTAVTGTPENFKILAIQDDPTSDPSIMGYYTNTTGATLFHTGTWDWWKGLFLDDPMIVQITHNLLAHLTAGETSPSPVVRPEFTERSFRDGVDGYAGTQDTYLDLDVPDGNFAALDTLGLVHDRAGDKQAALVKFDLSDIEPGTQIVSAHLMLYGLNLSAGSELKVSKLLPSAQWQESQATWNQPTDQASWPHGSATIGASLENEFVRVTGRAISFELGQEVQNWVDDPAANRGIALRGYTAYDGNWGQTNLLFASSEHADESLRPELTVRTGTCVLFGDVDSDGQVTVLDIALVADHWDSSTGAPGSNYDPRFDLDDDGDVDVVDIALVAGQWGEACSITNSSRRQSQS